A genomic region of Pseudoxanthomonas suwonensis contains the following coding sequences:
- the folE2 gene encoding GTP cyclohydrolase FolE2: protein MSVPAPAAPHVASLPDVAHQPATLARPLDWVGMEGIALPVRVSDGAGGHVQVAARVDLSVDLKQAGERGIHMSRLYLRLQEELARNEVTPAGLRHVLQGSVDSQAGLSSRARLRLRYEALLLRRALRSDNAGWKRYPVEIEAVLEHGHLKLVLGFGVEYSSTCPCSAALSRQANAERFAEDFADARPISTGVVRDWLASERGMAATPHAQRSEARVKVELRPQFDELPLVALVDALEAALGTPVQTAVKREDEQAFAMLNAENLMFCEDAARRVASVLSADPRIERYEATVSHFESLHPHDAVASVSGTNPAR from the coding sequence ATGTCCGTTCCCGCCCCCGCAGCCCCCCACGTCGCCTCGCTGCCCGACGTCGCCCACCAGCCCGCCACCCTGGCGCGCCCGCTGGACTGGGTCGGCATGGAAGGCATCGCCCTCCCGGTGCGCGTGTCCGACGGCGCCGGCGGGCACGTCCAGGTCGCCGCCCGGGTGGACCTGTCGGTCGACCTGAAGCAGGCCGGCGAGCGCGGCATCCACATGTCGCGGCTGTACCTGCGGCTGCAGGAGGAACTGGCCCGCAACGAGGTCACCCCGGCCGGGCTGCGCCACGTCCTGCAGGGCAGCGTCGATTCGCAGGCCGGCCTGTCCAGCCGTGCGCGCCTGCGCCTGCGCTACGAGGCGCTGCTGCTGCGCCGCGCGCTGCGCAGCGACAACGCCGGCTGGAAGCGCTACCCGGTCGAGATCGAGGCGGTGCTCGAGCACGGCCACCTGAAGCTGGTGCTCGGCTTCGGCGTCGAATACTCCAGCACCTGCCCGTGCTCGGCCGCGCTGTCGCGGCAGGCCAACGCCGAACGCTTCGCCGAGGATTTCGCCGACGCACGGCCGATCTCCACCGGCGTGGTCCGCGACTGGCTCGCCTCCGAGCGCGGCATGGCCGCCACCCCGCACGCGCAGCGCAGCGAGGCCAGGGTCAAGGTCGAACTGCGCCCGCAGTTCGACGAACTGCCGCTGGTGGCGCTGGTCGACGCGCTGGAGGCGGCGCTGGGCACGCCGGTGCAGACCGCGGTCAAGCGCGAGGACGAGCAGGCCTTCGCCATGCTCAACGCCGAGAACCTGATGTTCTGCGAGGACGCCGCCCGCCGGGTGGCCTCGGTGCTGTCGGCCGACCCGCGCATCGAGCGCTACGAGGCCACCGTCTCCCACTTCGAGAGCCTGCACCCGCACGACGCGGTGGCCAGCGTCAGCGGGACCAATCCGGCACGCTGA
- a CDS encoding squalene/phytoene synthase family protein, with protein MTTPTALDSFLDKWRARWPEWAVAEVFAPEGQRARTLAWFALLQEFDDILNVAGDPLPADAKLGWWATELRDWSGHRSRHPLGRLLEPVQAPWARLADALPDLVPARGRPVDGAAALASLAAYADAVADAEAAVLGGPRAWPQALAAQVLATRLAEAGLEAVPLARPVDEAGGAAARERAQRDWAGELLDAWPSRPGGAPARRMWSAFARHRLGLFADGHLPQPGRRPLRTLWQAWRAARA; from the coding sequence ATGACCACCCCCACCGCCCTCGACAGCTTCCTCGACAAATGGCGCGCCCGCTGGCCGGAATGGGCCGTGGCCGAGGTGTTCGCTCCCGAAGGGCAGCGTGCGCGGACCCTGGCCTGGTTCGCCCTGCTGCAGGAGTTCGACGACATCCTCAACGTCGCTGGCGACCCGCTGCCGGCCGACGCCAAGCTCGGCTGGTGGGCGACCGAGCTGCGCGACTGGTCCGGGCATCGTTCCCGGCATCCGCTCGGGCGCCTGCTCGAACCGGTCCAGGCGCCATGGGCGCGGCTGGCCGATGCGCTGCCCGACCTGGTGCCCGCCCGCGGGCGGCCGGTCGACGGCGCCGCCGCGCTGGCGTCGCTGGCGGCCTATGCCGATGCCGTGGCCGACGCCGAGGCGGCGGTGCTGGGCGGGCCGCGGGCCTGGCCACAGGCGCTGGCCGCGCAGGTGCTGGCGACGCGGCTGGCCGAAGCCGGGCTGGAGGCGGTACCGCTGGCCCGGCCAGTGGACGAGGCCGGTGGCGCCGCCGCGCGCGAGCGCGCCCAGCGCGACTGGGCCGGCGAACTGCTCGACGCCTGGCCCTCGCGGCCGGGCGGGGCACCCGCGCGGCGGATGTGGTCGGCCTTCGCCCGCCATCGCCTGGGCCTGTTCGCCGATGGCCACCTGCCGCAGCCGGGCCGGCGCCCGCTGCGCACGCTCTGGCAGGCCTGGCGCGCGGCGCGGGCGTAG
- a CDS encoding phosphoglycolate phosphatase: MGVAVSRFPRVALFDLDGTLLDSAPDMLATANRMLATRDRAPTTLAMLRQHVSKGARAMIAASFPELDAGGREALVPEFLAIYREELGRHSVLFDGVADMLQALEDDGARWGIVTNKPEYLARDVVAGLGWQSRCAVLIGGDTLAEKKPHPLPLTEAAARLGTDPGACVYVGDDERDVAAARAAGMPSIAVLWGYRLDGEDPETWQADAIAHRPPELLQPALWPRRL, encoded by the coding sequence ATGGGCGTCGCGGTATCGCGCTTCCCGCGCGTGGCTCTGTTCGACCTGGACGGCACCCTGCTGGACAGCGCGCCGGACATGCTGGCCACCGCCAACCGCATGCTCGCCACCCGCGACCGCGCGCCGACCACGCTGGCGATGCTGCGCCAGCACGTATCCAAGGGTGCGCGGGCGATGATCGCGGCCAGCTTCCCTGAGCTGGATGCCGGGGGGCGCGAGGCGCTGGTGCCCGAGTTCCTGGCCATCTACCGCGAGGAACTGGGCCGGCACAGCGTGCTGTTCGACGGCGTGGCGGACATGTTGCAGGCGCTTGAGGACGACGGTGCGCGCTGGGGCATCGTCACCAACAAGCCCGAATACCTGGCCCGCGACGTGGTCGCCGGGCTGGGCTGGCAATCGCGCTGCGCGGTGCTGATCGGCGGCGACACCCTGGCCGAGAAGAAGCCGCACCCGCTGCCGCTGACCGAGGCGGCGGCGCGACTGGGCACGGACCCGGGCGCGTGCGTGTACGTCGGCGACGACGAGCGCGACGTGGCCGCCGCGCGCGCCGCGGGCATGCCTTCGATCGCGGTGCTGTGGGGCTACCGGCTCGACGGGGAGGACCCTGAGACCTGGCAGGCCGACGCCATCGCCCACCGGCCGCCGGAACTGCTGCAACCCGCCCTCTGGCCCCGCCGCCTGTAG
- the ubiG gene encoding bifunctional 2-polyprenyl-6-hydroxyphenol methylase/3-demethylubiquinol 3-O-methyltransferase UbiG, with product MTHAETTHNYHQAELDKFAALANRWWDPDGPQRALHVLNPVRLDYVRRRVALPGLPVLDVGCGGGLLSEALARAGAQVTAIDLAPELVKVARLHTLESGVQVDYQVKAVEALAAERPGSFGAITCMEMLEHVPDPGAIVAACATLLRPGGRLFLSTLNRTPAAFALAIVGAEYVARLLPRGTHRYADFIRPSELAAWLREADLQIEDVSGLFYDPLRQRASLSRRTEVNYLACAVKAEA from the coding sequence ATGACCCACGCCGAAACGACCCACAACTACCACCAGGCCGAACTGGACAAGTTCGCCGCCTTGGCCAACCGCTGGTGGGACCCGGACGGCCCGCAGCGCGCGCTGCACGTGCTCAACCCCGTGCGCCTGGACTACGTGAGGCGGCGCGTGGCGCTGCCCGGCCTGCCGGTGTTGGACGTGGGCTGCGGCGGCGGCCTGCTCAGCGAGGCGCTGGCCAGGGCCGGCGCCCAGGTCACCGCGATCGACCTGGCCCCGGAACTGGTCAAGGTCGCGCGCCTGCACACGCTCGAATCGGGCGTGCAGGTCGACTACCAGGTCAAGGCGGTGGAGGCGCTGGCCGCCGAGCGGCCCGGCAGCTTCGGCGCGATCACCTGCATGGAGATGCTGGAGCACGTGCCGGACCCGGGCGCGATCGTCGCCGCCTGCGCCACGCTGCTGCGTCCGGGCGGGCGCCTGTTCCTGTCCACGCTCAACCGCACGCCGGCCGCGTTCGCGCTGGCGATCGTCGGCGCCGAGTACGTGGCGCGACTGCTGCCCCGGGGCACGCACCGCTACGCCGACTTCATCCGTCCCTCCGAACTGGCGGCCTGGCTGCGTGAGGCGGACCTGCAGATCGAGGACGTCAGCGGCCTGTTCTACGACCCGCTGCGCCAACGCGCGAGCCTGTCCAGGCGCACCGAGGTCAACTACCTGGCCTGCGCGGTCAAGGCGGAGGCCTGA
- a CDS encoding TRZ/ATZ family hydrolase yields MGEAGLREACDLLIEAGWVIPVEPHGVVLEDHAVAVSGGVIVAVLPVAEARARFAAAEVVQRPDAALIPGLVNAHTHNPMTLLRGVADDLPLMTWLQQHIWPVEAAVIGPEFVADGVALAIAEMLRGGTTCANENYFFPDVQAAVYKRHGFRALVGLPVINFPTAWAAGDDEYFDKAGEVHDAWRADPLIATAFAPHAPYTVSDANFERVRMLADQLDMQVHLHTHETAQEIADSLKEHGQRPLARLDRLGLVSERLIAVHMTQLTEAEIHLCAERGVHVAHCAESNLKLASGFCPACALQRAGVNLAIGTDGCASNNDLDMFGELRTAALLAKAVANDATALDAASALRAATLGGARALGFGERIGSIEPGKEADLACVDLSVLETQPLHHVLSQLVYASGRQQVTDVWIAGRRKLDQRELVDIDTAALIANARQWRTRIATIRIQ; encoded by the coding sequence ATGGGCGAAGCCGGCCTGCGTGAAGCCTGCGACCTCCTGATCGAAGCCGGCTGGGTCATCCCGGTCGAACCGCACGGCGTGGTCCTGGAGGACCACGCCGTCGCCGTTTCCGGAGGCGTGATCGTCGCCGTGCTGCCGGTGGCCGAGGCGCGGGCGCGTTTCGCTGCGGCCGAGGTGGTGCAGCGGCCGGATGCGGCGCTGATCCCCGGCCTGGTCAACGCCCACACCCACAACCCGATGACCCTGCTGCGCGGGGTGGCCGACGATCTGCCGCTGATGACCTGGCTGCAGCAGCACATCTGGCCGGTCGAGGCGGCGGTGATCGGGCCGGAGTTCGTCGCCGACGGCGTGGCCCTGGCCATCGCCGAGATGCTGCGCGGCGGCACCACCTGCGCCAACGAGAACTACTTCTTTCCCGACGTGCAGGCCGCCGTGTACAAGCGGCACGGCTTCCGCGCCCTGGTCGGCCTGCCGGTGATCAACTTCCCCACCGCCTGGGCCGCCGGCGACGACGAATACTTCGACAAGGCCGGCGAGGTGCACGACGCCTGGCGCGCCGACCCGCTGATCGCCACCGCCTTCGCACCGCACGCGCCGTACACTGTCAGCGACGCCAACTTCGAGCGGGTGCGGATGCTGGCCGATCAGCTCGACATGCAGGTCCACCTGCACACCCACGAGACCGCGCAGGAAATCGCCGACTCGCTGAAGGAACACGGCCAGCGCCCGCTGGCGCGGCTGGACCGGCTGGGCCTGGTCAGCGAGCGCCTGATCGCGGTGCACATGACCCAGCTGACCGAGGCCGAGATCCACCTGTGCGCCGAGCGCGGCGTGCATGTGGCGCACTGCGCCGAGTCCAACCTCAAGCTGGCCTCCGGCTTCTGCCCGGCCTGCGCGCTGCAGCGGGCAGGGGTGAACCTGGCCATCGGCACCGACGGCTGCGCCAGCAACAACGACCTGGACATGTTCGGCGAGCTGCGCACCGCCGCGCTGCTGGCCAAGGCCGTGGCCAACGACGCTACCGCGCTGGACGCGGCCAGCGCGCTGCGCGCGGCGACCCTGGGCGGCGCGCGCGCGTTGGGTTTCGGCGAGCGGATCGGCTCGATCGAGCCGGGCAAGGAGGCCGACCTGGCCTGCGTCGACCTGTCGGTGCTGGAGACCCAGCCGCTGCACCACGTGCTGTCGCAGCTGGTCTACGCCAGCGGGCGCCAGCAGGTGACCGACGTGTGGATTGCCGGCCGCCGCAAGCTGGACCAGCGTGAACTGGTGGACATCGACACCGCGGCGTTGATCGCCAATGCACGCCAGTGGCGCACGCGGATTGCTACGATCCGCATCCAGTAG
- the efp gene encoding elongation factor P has protein sequence MASYGMNDVKNGMKILINNEPAIISDTEYVKPGKGQAFTRVKYRLIKSGRVQEITMKSTDSVEAADVVDTDMQYLYSDGEYWHFMQQETFEQVQADKAGMGGAEKWLKGEEPCVVTLWNGTPIQVTPPNFVELKITETDPGVRGDTSGGGGKPATLETGAVVRVPLFVGQDEVIKVDTRSGEYVSRVK, from the coding sequence ATGGCCTCTTACGGCATGAACGACGTCAAGAACGGGATGAAGATCCTGATCAACAACGAGCCGGCGATCATCAGCGACACCGAATACGTCAAGCCGGGCAAGGGCCAGGCCTTCACCCGGGTGAAGTACCGCCTGATCAAGAGCGGCCGCGTGCAGGAAATCACCATGAAGTCGACCGACTCGGTCGAGGCCGCCGACGTGGTCGACACCGACATGCAGTACCTGTACTCCGACGGCGAGTACTGGCACTTCATGCAGCAGGAGACCTTCGAGCAGGTCCAGGCCGACAAGGCCGGCATGGGCGGCGCCGAGAAGTGGCTGAAGGGCGAGGAGCCCTGCGTGGTCACGCTGTGGAACGGCACCCCGATCCAGGTCACCCCGCCGAACTTCGTCGAGCTGAAGATCACCGAGACCGACCCGGGCGTGCGCGGCGACACCTCCGGCGGCGGCGGCAAGCCGGCCACCCTGGAGACCGGCGCGGTGGTCCGCGTGCCGCTGTTCGTCGGCCAGGACGAGGTGATCAAGGTCGACACCCGCTCCGGCGAATACGTCTCGCGGGTCAAGTGA
- the epmB gene encoding EF-P beta-lysylation protein EpmB, producing MIPAAPLPMQPDTVPAPVPAVAAGAPRWQRLWREAVRDPRELLALLGLDAAAAGISDAAAAQFPLRVPRGFVARMRAGHLDDPLLRQVLPVDAEERIVSGFGLDAVGDGAAKKADGVIQKYRGRALLVATGSCAVHCRYCFRRHFPYAEETAARDGWREAVAAIAADPDIDEVILSGGDPLSLATPKLAELTALLADVPQLKRLRIHSRLPVVLPERVDAGLLQWLSALPWPVAFVIHANHANEFDASVDAALAALRGTGAQLLNQAVLLRGVNDSVDALAALSERSFAAGVLPYYLHQLDRVEGVAHFEVPDDEARALHAALAARLSGYLVPKLVREVQGDTGKRPL from the coding sequence ATGATACCCGCAGCCCCCCTGCCCATGCAGCCGGACACGGTCCCGGCGCCCGTCCCTGCCGTCGCCGCCGGCGCCCCGCGCTGGCAGCGGCTGTGGCGCGAGGCCGTGCGCGACCCGCGCGAACTGCTAGCCCTGCTGGGCCTGGACGCGGCCGCCGCCGGCATCTCCGACGCGGCCGCCGCGCAGTTCCCGCTGCGGGTGCCGCGCGGCTTCGTCGCGCGCATGCGCGCCGGCCACCTGGACGACCCGCTGCTGCGGCAGGTGCTGCCGGTCGACGCCGAGGAACGGATCGTGTCCGGCTTCGGCCTCGACGCGGTGGGCGACGGCGCGGCGAAGAAGGCGGACGGGGTCATCCAGAAATACCGCGGCCGCGCCCTGCTGGTGGCCACCGGCAGCTGCGCGGTGCACTGCCGCTACTGTTTCCGCCGCCACTTCCCGTACGCCGAGGAGACCGCCGCGCGTGACGGCTGGCGCGAAGCGGTGGCCGCGATCGCCGCCGATCCTGACATCGACGAGGTGATCCTGTCCGGCGGCGATCCGCTGTCGCTGGCCACGCCCAAGCTGGCCGAACTGACCGCGCTGCTCGCCGACGTCCCGCAACTGAAGCGGCTGCGCATCCACAGCCGCCTGCCGGTGGTGCTGCCCGAGCGGGTGGACGCCGGACTGCTGCAGTGGCTGTCCGCCCTGCCCTGGCCGGTGGCGTTCGTCATCCACGCCAACCATGCCAACGAGTTCGACGCCTCGGTCGACGCCGCACTGGCGGCGCTGCGCGGCACCGGCGCGCAGCTGCTCAACCAGGCGGTGCTGCTGCGCGGGGTCAACGACAGCGTCGATGCGCTGGCCGCCCTGTCCGAGCGCAGCTTCGCCGCCGGGGTGCTGCCCTATTACCTGCACCAGCTTGACCGGGTCGAAGGTGTGGCCCACTTCGAGGTACCCGACGACGAGGCACGCGCGCTGCACGCGGCGCTAGCTGCGCGGCTGTCGGGTTACCTGGTGCCGAAGCTGGTCCGCGAAGTCCAGGGCGATACGGGGAAGCGGCCGCTGTAG
- a CDS encoding porin, protein MNTKHFPAVALLALAVAPVAQAEVTFNGFGQVVAGATLDDGSRVSGLSYDDRISFDPESLFALQATATLGDRADAIAQVVARGDEGYEPEFAWAYLRYRFSSSWSVQAGRQRTPYFHYSDYLEVGAAYPFMRVPLGVYNLPYSNYNGVNLIGSRHFDKWSLRTQLIYGTVDEEQDGLHVEVRDQAGATFEAQYDEWLSLRASYVVGEASVQVDAAEPLIAAVMAVSPRAGAALAFDRDDASFLGLSAEINRGGATVGVEYTDIDYGDNYIGGQKAVAVNAAYRAGDWTPYASWSRSRTEPDATVLGLLPVPPAHPLYQMVAGLLASQGGDKKYTSVGVRYDVNANVAVKADYTRFKSTVAAGSDADLVAAGVVFTF, encoded by the coding sequence GTGAATACCAAGCATTTCCCCGCGGTCGCGCTGCTCGCGCTGGCCGTGGCACCGGTCGCGCAGGCCGAGGTGACCTTCAACGGCTTCGGCCAGGTGGTCGCCGGCGCGACGCTCGACGACGGCAGCCGCGTGTCCGGCCTGTCCTACGACGACCGCATCAGCTTCGACCCCGAATCCCTGTTCGCCCTGCAGGCCACCGCCACCCTCGGCGACCGCGCCGACGCGATCGCCCAGGTGGTCGCCCGCGGCGACGAAGGCTACGAGCCCGAGTTCGCCTGGGCCTACCTGCGCTACCGGTTCAGCTCCTCGTGGTCGGTGCAGGCCGGCCGCCAGCGCACCCCGTACTTCCACTATTCGGACTATCTGGAAGTGGGCGCCGCCTATCCGTTCATGCGCGTGCCGCTGGGCGTGTACAACCTCCCGTACAGCAACTACAACGGCGTCAACCTGATCGGCAGCCGCCACTTCGACAAGTGGAGCCTGCGCACCCAGCTGATCTATGGCACCGTCGACGAGGAACAGGACGGCCTGCACGTGGAAGTCCGCGACCAGGCTGGCGCCACCTTCGAGGCGCAGTACGACGAATGGCTGTCGCTGCGCGCCAGCTACGTGGTCGGCGAAGCCTCGGTGCAGGTCGACGCGGCCGAGCCGCTGATCGCGGCGGTGATGGCGGTCAGCCCGCGGGCCGGCGCGGCGCTGGCTTTCGACCGCGATGACGCCTCCTTCCTCGGCCTGAGCGCCGAGATCAACCGCGGCGGCGCCACGGTCGGCGTGGAGTACACCGACATCGACTACGGCGACAACTACATCGGCGGGCAGAAGGCCGTGGCGGTCAACGCCGCCTACCGCGCTGGCGACTGGACTCCGTACGCCAGCTGGTCGCGCAGCCGCACCGAGCCGGACGCGACCGTGCTGGGCCTGCTGCCGGTGCCGCCGGCGCACCCGCTGTACCAGATGGTGGCCGGCCTGCTGGCCAGCCAGGGCGGCGACAAGAAGTACACCAGCGTGGGCGTGCGCTACGACGTCAACGCCAACGTCGCGGTGAAGGCGGACTACACCCGCTTCAAGAGCACCGTCGCTGCCGGTTCCGATGCGGACCTGGTCGCGGCCGGCGTCGTCTTCACCTTCTGA
- a CDS encoding methyl-accepting chemotaxis protein, translating to MSSVRGSLNKLPVPNLRVAPLVASASRRLRYLSIRSKILLLPAIALAGLLVYFVYSALVLRANTGTLEGFAERTLPVMTLAAQANQGLIETQGLFTQALGDRDEFLIEDANTQAAATRERLLAIKATDPAYAERMDQLAALWDRYVERSGTAVAGMIAGDGDMETFQALAAEKQAAFEEVHNELAQLAQDSEASSQAALAGATARSRGALKVGLGIVLVLALLAVVAVILVDAAIRHPIERLDQAIAEVARGNFGVRVEAEGRDAISAMCHSFNALLAALNSAIAESNDVLAAVGRGDFTRRVDADLPGDLARLKTGVNASADSVQKTMDALDAVMDAMARGDFSARMSAEVQGESRGKVDRAMGLLQQSLAALERSLSGAAAGDFTRRIEAELPGELDQLKRAVNSALSALETAFDEIGATAQALAEGDLTRRIRNDYAGTLKTLTEALNSSLDSVSQVIRESMFNAEEVGLGIEEIARGNADLSGRTERQASALQDSAASIEQLLAAARNAADNSRQTNDLTHGALGNSRQGVDVAGQASNSMVSITEASRRIGEIISLIDSVAFQTNILALNAAVEAARAGEHGRGFAVVATEVRSLAHRTATSAKEIRDLIADAISRVGEGSGLVDESRRQLEAIAHSNETIAGLARQAADSAQEQSQGLQQLSRSVGDLESVNQQNSALVEEVAAASASLRERAQALRAAMAQFRLQPEGGDVVRAA from the coding sequence ATGTCGTCCGTCCGCGGAAGCCTGAACAAGCTTCCTGTCCCCAACCTCCGCGTCGCGCCCCTGGTCGCGTCCGCCTCCCGGCGTCTGCGCTACCTGTCGATCCGCAGCAAGATCCTGCTGCTGCCGGCGATCGCACTGGCCGGGCTGCTGGTCTACTTCGTCTACTCGGCGCTGGTGCTGCGCGCCAACACCGGCACCCTGGAAGGCTTCGCCGAGCGCACCCTGCCGGTGATGACCCTCGCCGCGCAGGCCAACCAGGGCCTGATCGAGACCCAGGGGCTGTTCACCCAGGCCCTGGGCGACCGCGACGAATTCCTGATCGAGGACGCCAACACCCAGGCCGCGGCCACCCGCGAGCGCCTGCTGGCGATCAAGGCCACCGACCCGGCGTATGCCGAGCGCATGGACCAGTTGGCCGCGCTGTGGGACCGCTACGTGGAGCGCAGCGGCACCGCGGTGGCCGGGATGATCGCCGGCGACGGCGACATGGAAACCTTCCAGGCGCTGGCCGCCGAGAAGCAGGCCGCGTTCGAGGAAGTGCACAACGAACTGGCGCAGCTGGCCCAGGACAGCGAGGCCTCATCGCAGGCCGCGCTGGCCGGCGCCACCGCGCGCTCGCGCGGCGCGCTCAAGGTCGGCCTGGGCATCGTGCTGGTGCTGGCGCTGCTGGCGGTGGTGGCGGTGATCCTGGTCGACGCGGCCATCCGCCATCCGATCGAGCGCCTGGACCAGGCCATCGCCGAGGTCGCGCGCGGCAATTTCGGCGTGCGCGTGGAGGCCGAGGGCCGCGACGCGATCAGCGCCATGTGCCACTCCTTCAACGCGCTGCTGGCGGCGCTGAACTCGGCGATCGCCGAATCCAACGACGTGCTGGCCGCGGTCGGCCGCGGCGATTTCACCCGCCGCGTCGACGCCGACCTGCCCGGCGACCTGGCGCGCCTGAAGACCGGCGTCAACGCCAGTGCCGACAGCGTGCAGAAGACCATGGACGCGCTCGACGCGGTGATGGACGCGATGGCGCGCGGCGACTTCTCCGCGCGCATGAGCGCCGAGGTCCAGGGCGAGTCGCGCGGCAAGGTCGACCGGGCCATGGGCCTGCTGCAGCAGTCGCTGGCGGCGCTGGAGCGCAGTCTCAGCGGCGCGGCGGCGGGCGACTTCACCCGCCGGATCGAGGCCGAACTGCCCGGCGAGCTGGACCAGCTCAAGCGCGCGGTGAACAGCGCGCTGTCGGCGCTGGAAACAGCCTTCGACGAGATCGGCGCCACCGCCCAGGCGCTGGCCGAGGGCGACCTGACCCGGCGCATCCGCAACGACTACGCCGGCACCCTGAAAACTCTGACCGAGGCGCTCAACAGCTCGCTCGACAGCGTCTCCCAGGTGATCCGCGAAAGCATGTTCAACGCCGAGGAAGTCGGCCTGGGCATCGAGGAGATCGCACGCGGCAACGCCGACCTGTCCGGCCGCACCGAGCGCCAGGCCAGCGCGCTGCAGGACAGCGCCGCCAGCATCGAGCAGCTGCTGGCCGCCGCGCGCAACGCCGCCGACAACAGCCGTCAGACCAACGACCTGACCCATGGCGCGCTGGGCAATTCGCGCCAGGGCGTGGACGTGGCCGGCCAGGCCAGCAACTCGATGGTATCGATCACCGAGGCCAGCCGCCGGATCGGCGAGATCATCTCGCTGATCGACTCGGTCGCCTTCCAGACCAACATCCTCGCGCTCAACGCCGCGGTCGAGGCCGCGCGTGCCGGCGAGCACGGCCGCGGCTTCGCCGTGGTCGCCACCGAGGTACGCAGCCTCGCCCACCGCACCGCGACCTCGGCCAAGGAGATCCGCGACCTGATCGCCGACGCCATCTCGCGCGTGGGCGAAGGCAGCGGCCTGGTCGACGAGTCGCGCCGGCAGCTGGAGGCGATCGCCCACTCCAACGAGACCATCGCCGGCCTGGCTCGCCAGGCCGCCGACTCGGCGCAGGAGCAGTCGCAGGGTCTGCAGCAGCTCAGCCGTTCGGTCGGCGACCTGGAGTCGGTCAACCAGCAGAACAGCGCGCTGGTGGAGGAAGTGGCCGCGGCCAGCGCCTCGCTGCGCGAACGCGCCCAGGCGCTGCGCGCGGCGATGGCGCAGTTCCGGTTGCAGCCGGAAGGCGGCGACGTGGTGCGGGCGGCCTGA